Below is a window of Nocardia asteroides DNA.
GCGAGGCCACGGCAGGCGGGGTCGGCAAGGCCTCGGCAGGGTGGGCCGCGTCCCGCGATGTCGCTCCGGTCGACGGGGTGATCGGCCCGCGGAGCGGGTCGGTGCCGACAGCCGGGTCGCCGGGAGCGGTGAGCCGTGGCGGCGCCTCCGTCGGACGGGTGCGTGCGGGCGGGTCCGGGAGCGGCGGTGGCGGCGGGAGGTCGGGGCGCTGACGCTGGTTGGGGCCCAGCGGGGTGAAGCCGGTCGACGGGGGAGCCGGCGTCCGGGTCGGCAGAGCCGGGCCGGAGGACGGCGCGTCGGCGCCCGCGCTCGGACCGTTCGGGCGATGAGCACTCGGATCGGCGTAGTCGGTCGCCGGGAACGACGGATCGCCGACCGGGCCGGCGCCGAGCGGATTACCCGCAGAACCGGGGCCCAGCGGGCCATCGAAGGATCCCGTGCCGACCGGGCCTGCGCCGTTGGCGTAGCCCACCGGGCCAGGTCCCTGCGGGCCACCGGCGGGGCCGGTAATGGCCGGACCGACGTGGCCCGCGGCGGGGGGATTGCCCGTGGGGCCGGGTTCGAGTGGCCCGCCGGAGCCCGCACCGAGCGAATTTCCGGTCGGGCCGGGGCCGAGCGGACGGTCGACGGGCCCGGTGCCGGTCGGGCCGGTGGGCGTGGATCCGGTGGTGCCGGTGCCGGTCGGGCCGACGGGCGCTGTACCGGTTCGGCCGTCGGGGGAGCCCGCGCCGATCGGCGCACCGCTGGCGGGACCGAATCCGGACTGCCCACCGCTGGCGGGACCGAATCCGGACTGCTCACCGGTGGGTGCTCCCTGCCCGGGTCCGGGCTGGAAGGCCGACGGATTCGACGCGGCCGGGGTGCGGGTGGGGTCCTGGTAGGTCGACGGGTCGGCGGAGATGTAGCCGCCCGCGCCGTTGGGGCCGTAGGTCGTGGTGGCCTGTTCGTGCGGCCACGGCGGCGGGCTCGACGAATCGGGGACCAGCGGATTGTGTTCGGCCTGCCAGGCGGGGGCCTGCGGCTCGGCGGGCGGACGCGGCGGCTCGGCGGGACGCTGCGGTGCGGGCTCGGGCGCCTGGGCAGCCTCGGGCTCGCCCTTGCGGCGGCGCCCGCGCTTGTCCTTCTTGTCGTCGTTGCTGCCCAGGCCCATGAAGCGACGGCGCTTGGGCGCCTCGTCGATCACGTCGTCCTGGGGCAGGTTCTCGACCGGTGCCTCGTAACCGCTCTGTGTGACTTCGCTCTCCGACAGCCACGGCGGCAACATGGGGAGGCTGTCGTTGTTGCGGCTCACCGGTGCGCCTCGCTCACCAGGGTCCCCCGATCTCCTCGACCCACATCTGGACGCCGGTGAGTTTACGCGACAACCCCGGCGTGGCGGTGGGCGGTCCGGGCGGACGGGACCGCCGGACCGGTGTGCGGTCCGGGGCGTTTTTGCCTCTGGAGTGCCGGACCGGTAAGCTTGAGCGGCGGTGCACCCATGCGCCGACTGCTCGCGTGCCAGCGAGCAGCTACGAGGCAATCCAACTCAGGTTAGAAGCATAACCGGGATCGCGGAGGATATGGCGAAGAAAGACGGGGCCATCGAGGTCGAGGGTCGAGTTGTCGAGCCGCTGCCCAATGCGATGTTCCGGATCGAGCTCGAGAACGGTCACAAGGTTCTCGCGCACATCAGCGGAAAGATGCGGCAGCACTACATTCGCATCCTTCCGGAGGACCGCGTGGTCGTCGAGCTGTCGCCGTACGACCTCTCCCGCGGCCGGATTGTCTACCGCTACAAGTGAGACCCGCTCGACGCCGCGAGCCTGAGGGCACGCGGCGTCGCCTGGTGTTCCGGCCCCGGCCGGAGCGCGCTACAAGACTTCCCCAGTCGTCGGCTGGGGAAAAACTGTGTTCACAGACCGTTGTGGACCAACAAAAGATTGGACGGACGTGAAGGTTCAGCCGAGCGTCAAGAAGATCTGCGAGAAGTGCAAGGTGATCCGCCGTCACGGGCGAGTCATGGTGATCTGCGACAACCTGCGCCACAAGCAGCGTCAGGGCTGATCCAGCAGCACCGCCGGGCACCGATCGTCTGATCGGACTGACCGAAAAGAAGAACTCCCAGCTCCAGCACGCACGCAGGCTGTGCGCGCCAACCACCGGTACGGAGGCCGGTGCCCCCACTGCAAAGACGGGGGGACGGACAGGGAGCAGACCTCCGCAACCATTAAGGAACCTGCCACATGGCACGTCTGATGGGCGTCGATCTCCCGCGCGAAAAGCGCATGGAGATCGCGTTGACCTACATTTTCGGAATCGGGCGCACCCGCGCCACCGAGATCCTGGCTCAGACCGGCGTCAGCCCGGACCTGCGCTCGAAGGATCTCAGCGACGACGACCTGACCAAGCTCCGCGACTACATCGAGGCGTCGGAGTTCAAGGTCGAAGGTGACCTGCGCCGCGAGGTCCAGGCCGATATTCGCCGCAAGATCGAGATCGGCTGCTACCAGGGCATCCGCCACCGTCGTGGCCTGCCCGTTCGTGGTCAGCGCACCAAGACCAACGCGCGTACGCGCAAGGGTCCGAAGAAGACCGTCGCCGGCAAGAAGAAGTAGGGATAGCGTATGCCTCCGAAGAGCCGGGCCGCTGGCCCGAAGAAGACTCAGAAGTCGCGTCGCCGGGATAAGAAGAACATCCCGCACGGCCACGCGCACATCAAGAGCACGTTCAACAACACCATCGTCTCGATCACCGACCCCGAGGGCAACGTGATCTCGTGGGCGTCGTCGGGCCACGTCGGCTTCAAGGGTTCGCGTAAGAGCACCCCCTTCGCCGCGCAGCTCGCCGCCGAGAACGCTGCCCGCAAGGCGCAGGAGAACGGCGTCAAGAAGGTCGACGTGTTCGTGAAGGGCCCGGGTTCGGGCCGCGAGACCGCGATCCGATCGCTGCAGGCCGCGGGCCTCGAGGTCGGCTCGATCTCCGACGTCACCCCCCAGCCCCACAACGGCTGCCGGCCGCCCAAGCGTCGTCGCGTCTAGCGGGAAAGGAAACAGCTAAAAAATGGCACGTTATACAGGCCCCATCACCCGCAAGTCGCGTCGTCTGCGCGTCGACCTCGTCGGAGGCGACCAGGCGTTCGAGCGTCGTCCTTACCCGCCCGGCCAGCACGGCCGCGCGCGGATCAAGGAATCCGAGTACCTGATGCAGCTGCAGGAGAAGCAGAAGGCTCGCTTCTCCTACGGCGTCATGGAGAAGCAGTTCCGTCGCTACTACGAAGAGGCCAACCGCCTCAAGGGTAAGACCGGCGACAACCTGCTGCGTCTGCTCGAGTCGCGTCTGGACAACGTCGTGTACCGCGCCGGTCTGGCGCGCACCCGTCGTCAGGCTCGTCAGCTCGTCAGCCACGGCCACTTCGTGGTCAACGGCGTCAAGGTGAACGTCCCGAGCTACCAGGTCTCCCAGTACGACATCATCGATGTCAAGGAGAAGTCGCTGCCGACGCTGCCGTTCCAGGTGGCGCGCGAGACCGTCGGCGACCGTCCGGTCCCGGGTTGGCTGCAGGTCGTCCCCGGCCGTCTGCGCATCCTGGTGCACCAGCTGCCCGAGCGCGCGCAGATCGATGTGCCGCTGCAGGAACAGCTCATCGTCGAGTACTACTCGAAGTAAGCGCTTTTGGTGGGGGTCGCGCTCATCGCGACCCCCGCACTCACTGACGAGGCATCAAATAGCGGATGCCCTGAACAGGAAGTAGATCCTCATGCTGATTTCCCAGCGTCCGACACTGACCGAAGAGGTTGTGGCGGAGAACCGCTCGAAGTTCACCATCGAACCCCTCGAGCCGGGCTTCGGTTACACCCTCGGCAACTCGCTGCGTCGTACCCTGCTGTCCTCCATCCCGGGGGCCGCGGTCACGAGCATCCGCATCGACGGTGTCCTGCACGAGTTCACCACCGTTCCCGGTGTGAAGGAAGACGTCACCGACATCATCCTGAACCTCAAGGGTCTGGTCGTGTCCTCCGAAGAGGACGAGCCGGTCACCATGTACGTGCGTAAGCAGGGCCCCGGCACCGTCACCGCTGGTGACATCGTGCCGCCCGCCGGCGTCGTCGTGCACAACCCGGACATGCACATCGCCACCCTGAACGACAAGGGCAAGCTCGAGATCGAGCTCGTCGTCGAGCGGGGCCGCGGTTACGTGCCCGCCGTGCAGAACAAGGCGACCGGTGCGGAAATCGGCCGGATCCCGGTGGATTCGATCTACTCCCCGGTGCTCAAGGTGACCTACAAGGTCGAGGCCACCCGTGTCGAGCAGCGCACCGACTTCGACCGTCTCATCCTCGACGTGGAGACCAAGAACTCCATCACGGCGCGGGACGCGCTGGCTTCGGCCGGTAAGACCCTGGTCGAGCTCTTCGGCCTGGCCCGTGAGCTCAACGTCGAAGCCGAGGGCATCGAGATCGGCCCCAGCCCGGCCGAGGCGGACCACATCGCCTCCTTCGGTCTGCCGATCGAGGATCTGGACCTCACCGTCCGGTCCTACAACTGCCTCAAGCGCGAGGGTGTGCACACGGTGGGCGAGCTCGTGGCCCGCACCGAGTCGGACCTGCTGGACATCCGCAACTTCGGCCAGAAGTCCATCGACGAGGTCAAGGTCAAGCTGCACGCGCTCGGCCTCTCGCTGAAGGACTCGCCCGCTTCGTTCGACCCGTCCTCCGTGGTGGGTTACGACGCGAGCACCGGCACCTGGAGCGATTCCGGCACTTTCAGTGACACCGACGGCGGCGAGCAGGACTACGCCGAGACCGAACAGCTCTAGGTCATCGGGGGGCACCCCGGTAGACCTTTCCCAAGGAGAATCCAATGCCTAAGCCCAAGAAGGGTGCTCGCTTCGGCGGGTCGGCGTCGCACCAGAAGGCGATCTTCGCCAACCTGGCCACGGCGCTTTTCGAGCACGGTCGTATCACGACCACCGAGTCGAAGGCCAAGGCGGTTCGCCCCTACGCCGAGAAGCTCATCACCAAGGCGAAGGGCGGCACCCTGGCCGACCGTCGCGAGGTCATGAAGGTCATCCGCAACAAGGACATCGTGCACGCGCTGTTCGCGGAGATCGGCCCCTCGTTCGAGGGTCGCGAGGGTGGCTACACCCGCATCACCAAGGCGCTGCCGCGCAAGGGTGACAACGCGCCGATGGCCGTCATCGAGCTCGTCCGCGAGAAGACCGTGACCAACGAGGCCGACCGGGCCCGTCGCGTCGCCGCGTCGCAGAAGGCCGAGGCCGCCCCGGCCGCCGAGGCCGAGGAGACCGTCGTCGAGGAGACCGTGGCCGACGCCCCGGCCGCCGACGAGGCCACCGAGGACAAGAAGGACGCCTGATTCCCAGGCTTCCGGCCGAGCCCGTCACCCCGCGTGGGTGGCGGGCTCGGTGCTTTTGTCAGTGACTACGGAGGATGCGATGGACGACACCGGCGAGCAGCGCGCGCCGATCCGGGTGCGGCTCGGAATCAGTTACGACGGCACCGATTTCACCGGCTGGGCCCGGCAGCCGGGGCTGCGCACGGTGCAGGGCACGCTGGAGGAGTCGCTGTCGAAGGTGTTCCGGGAGCCGATCCAGCTCACCGTCGCCGGGCGCACCGACGCCGGCGTGCACGCCGAGGGACAGGTCGCGCACTTCGACACCGGCGGTGAACTCGACGCCGACAAGCTGCTGTACCGGATGGCCCGTTTCCTGCCCAAGGACGTGCGCATCACCGAGATCGCGCCCGCGCCCGCCGATTTCGACGCTCGCTTCTCCGCGATCCGCAGGCACTACGTCTACCGGCTGACCACCGCGCGCTTCGGCGCCGAGCCGCTCGAGGCTCGCAGCCGCGTCGCCGCCAAGCCCGGTCTGGACCTCGACGCCATGCGCGCCGCGTCGCACACCCTGCTCGGCCTGCACGACTTCGCCGCGTTCTGCCGCAGGCGCGAAGGCGCCACCACCGTGCGCGAGCTGCAGCGGTTCGACTGGGAGCGAGCCGGTGACCGGCTCGACGCCTACGTGAGCGCCGACGCCTTCTGCTGGTCGATGGTGCGCAGCCTGGTCGGGGCGATCCTCGCCGTCGGTGAGGGCCGCCGGACCCCGGAGTGGGTGGCGAGCCTGCTGACCGAATCGGAGCGGTCGAGCTCGGTGACGGTCGCGCCCGCCCACGGCCTGAGCCTGGTCGCCGTCGACTACCCGGCCGACGCCGACCTCGCCGCCCGCAACGCCCAGACCCGGGAGACCAGGACACTGCCCGCGACGGGTGGTTGCTGCGGCGAATAGCCGCTGCCGGGTTGCCCGGATCGTGACATCGCGGGGATACGATGGCCAGGCTCGATGTCAGCGAGAGAGCCGGGCAGGTGACAGACGATTCTGGTGGTCGGGTCGGTCTCGGACGACGGATAGCCGTCGCCTTGCTGGTGTGCGCCACCGGCCTGCTCACCCTGCTGGCCGTCGTCGCCGGGTATGTGCGCGCCGAGCTGCTCGACACCGATCACTACGTCGACACGATGGCACCGCTGGCCGAGGATCCGGCCGTGCAGAGCGCCGTCGCCGACGCGCTGACCAGGGCGGTCATGGGCCGTCTCGATGTCGAATCCGCCGCCACCGAACTGCTCGAGTCGGTCGAGCGCGAGAACCGTCGCCCCGCCGTGCAGGCCATTCTGCGCAGTCTGCCCGCCCTGGTGGCGGACGAGACCGAAGATCTGGTCCGGGACGCGTCGAACGCGCTCGTGCACAGCGAGGCGTTCCCGCGGCTGTGGACCGCGGCCAATCGCCAGGCGCATCGCGCCCTGGTCGCGGCGATGACCGGGAAGGACGAGGGCGCGGTGCGGATCGGCACCGACGGTGTCGTCACGCTCTCCCTGGAGCCGATGCTGACCGAGGTCGCGACCCGGCTGGAGAATCGCGGTTTCGCCATGGCCGACCGGTTGACCGGGCTGCGTTCGGAATTCGTCCTGATCGAGTCCGACGACCTGGCCAAGGCGCAGCGCGTGGTGCGCTTGCTGGATCGGCTGGCGATCGTGCTCGGGGTCGCCGCGCTGGGCTGTGCGATCGGGGCCGTGTTGGTGGCCGAACGAACGCGACGACGGCGCGCGATTCTCTCCGTCGCGGTGAGTGTGCTGGTATCGATGGTCGTTCTCGCGGTGGCGCTGGTGGTGGCGCGCGCGGTATATCTGGACCATCTTCCGGTCCGGGAGACGTCCGTCGATGCGGCCCGCGTGGTCTTCGACACGCTGGCCGAACCGCTGCGCACGAGCATGCGGGTGCTGGCGGTGCTCGCCGCGCTCGTGGCGTTCGCCGCCTTCCTGGCAGGCCCGTCGAAACCCGCTGTCCGGGTGCGCGCCGGCGCCGACCGGCTGCTCGACCGGGTGCGCCGGGGCGAGCGCGGTCCGGTGTCGCGCTTCGTCGCCGCCAATATCGGCTGGCTGCGCTACACGGTGCTGATCGCGGCCGCCGCGGTGTTCGTGTTCTGGGACTACCCGACAGTCCGGGTGGGGATCCTGATCGCCGCCGGCGCGGCCGTCGCCCTGCTCATCCTCGACGTCCTCGGCCGACCACGATCGTCTGACCAGCGAATATGACGTGACCCACGTTCGCCCTGCGCCGCATGGAGGGCCGCGTGCCGGGCGGATAGGGTGCTGCATGGTGCCGCGCGGGACGGTTGCCAGGTGGTGTGGAGAGGGCGGGGTGCGTGATGCCCGGGGAGTCGGCCGATTCGTTCGACAAGTGGGAAGCGGTGATGTCGAACGCGTACGTGCCGGTGGCCGTCGAACCCCTGCCGGGGACAGCGGCTTTCCACGGCAGCATCACCCGGGGCTCGCTCGACGGAATCGAATTCACCACCCTGCGGACCAGCGGCCAGCGCGTACTGCGCACCGAGCGGCTGATCGCGCGCTCCAGTGTCGAGATGCTGTACGTGGGCATCTGCCTCGCGGGCTCGGGCCGCATCCAGCAGGACGACCGGCTGGCCGAACTCCGGCCGGGCGAGATGGTGTTCGTCGACAGCAGGCGGCCCAACTGGTGGGAATCCGACGGCGAGCACGCGCAGATCGTGGTGCAGGTGCCGATCCCGCTGCTCGCCGAGCGCGGCGGCTGGACCGAGCCGCTCACCCCGGCGGCGATCACCCTCGGGGCTGGTTCGGCACCGTCGTTGGTCACCGAATACCTCCGCAACGTGACCACCCTGCACCACACCCACCCCGGGCAGGCAGCCGAGCTGGCGGGGCACAGCATCCCGCTCGTCGCTTCCGCGCTGGCTTTGGCGGCCGGGCAGCTGCCGGGCGAGATAGGGGCGAAAGCGCTGGCGCGCCAACGGGTTCTGGCCTTCATGCGGCAGCGGTGCGGTGATCCGGCGCTGACGGTGGACGACATCGCGCGGGTGTCAGCTGTCGCGGCGGGCGCTGCCCGTTCGCCGCGGTGGTTGTGCTGTGGGGCTCGTGGCAACCGGAATGACATCGGGTGAATTCCGTTCGGAGAACGGTCGTTAGCTGCGCGAACAGTGATGTTCGCCAAATTTCCCGGCCAAACCGCGACGACGGTGCAACGATCGGGCAATGCAGGCGTTCGAGGGATTTCCCGAGATCTGTTCCACGGAACAGAACTCGTCCCCGGACGCGTTCGGCTACTGGGAGGAACTGGTCGGCGGAGCCATCACCGAGGTCTCGATCGCACCGACCGTGCCGGGCGAGTTCCACGGCCGGATCAGGTCGGCCGACTTCGGTGACGTGGCCGTCGGGACGGTCCGGGTGCAGGGGCACGAGTTGCGCCGCACCAAGCGGCACATCGCCAGGGCCGAGGAGTTGCACGTGCTCGGCAGCGTCGTGCTCGGCGGCGGGGCC
It encodes the following:
- the infA gene encoding translation initiation factor IF-1 produces the protein MAKKDGAIEVEGRVVEPLPNAMFRIELENGHKVLAHISGKMRQHYIRILPEDRVVVELSPYDLSRGRIVYRYK
- the rpmJ gene encoding 50S ribosomal protein L36 is translated as MKVQPSVKKICEKCKVIRRHGRVMVICDNLRHKQRQG
- the rpsM gene encoding 30S ribosomal protein S13 gives rise to the protein MARLMGVDLPREKRMEIALTYIFGIGRTRATEILAQTGVSPDLRSKDLSDDDLTKLRDYIEASEFKVEGDLRREVQADIRRKIEIGCYQGIRHRRGLPVRGQRTKTNARTRKGPKKTVAGKKK
- the rpsK gene encoding 30S ribosomal protein S11, whose product is MPPKSRAAGPKKTQKSRRRDKKNIPHGHAHIKSTFNNTIVSITDPEGNVISWASSGHVGFKGSRKSTPFAAQLAAENAARKAQENGVKKVDVFVKGPGSGRETAIRSLQAAGLEVGSISDVTPQPHNGCRPPKRRRV
- the rpsD gene encoding 30S ribosomal protein S4, whose amino-acid sequence is MARYTGPITRKSRRLRVDLVGGDQAFERRPYPPGQHGRARIKESEYLMQLQEKQKARFSYGVMEKQFRRYYEEANRLKGKTGDNLLRLLESRLDNVVYRAGLARTRRQARQLVSHGHFVVNGVKVNVPSYQVSQYDIIDVKEKSLPTLPFQVARETVGDRPVPGWLQVVPGRLRILVHQLPERAQIDVPLQEQLIVEYYSK
- a CDS encoding DNA-directed RNA polymerase subunit alpha, with product MLISQRPTLTEEVVAENRSKFTIEPLEPGFGYTLGNSLRRTLLSSIPGAAVTSIRIDGVLHEFTTVPGVKEDVTDIILNLKGLVVSSEEDEPVTMYVRKQGPGTVTAGDIVPPAGVVVHNPDMHIATLNDKGKLEIELVVERGRGYVPAVQNKATGAEIGRIPVDSIYSPVLKVTYKVEATRVEQRTDFDRLILDVETKNSITARDALASAGKTLVELFGLARELNVEAEGIEIGPSPAEADHIASFGLPIEDLDLTVRSYNCLKREGVHTVGELVARTESDLLDIRNFGQKSIDEVKVKLHALGLSLKDSPASFDPSSVVGYDASTGTWSDSGTFSDTDGGEQDYAETEQL
- the rplQ gene encoding 50S ribosomal protein L17, giving the protein MPKPKKGARFGGSASHQKAIFANLATALFEHGRITTTESKAKAVRPYAEKLITKAKGGTLADRREVMKVIRNKDIVHALFAEIGPSFEGREGGYTRITKALPRKGDNAPMAVIELVREKTVTNEADRARRVAASQKAEAAPAAEAEETVVEETVADAPAADEATEDKKDA
- the truA gene encoding tRNA pseudouridine(38-40) synthase TruA, with the protein product MDDTGEQRAPIRVRLGISYDGTDFTGWARQPGLRTVQGTLEESLSKVFREPIQLTVAGRTDAGVHAEGQVAHFDTGGELDADKLLYRMARFLPKDVRITEIAPAPADFDARFSAIRRHYVYRLTTARFGAEPLEARSRVAAKPGLDLDAMRAASHTLLGLHDFAAFCRRREGATTVRELQRFDWERAGDRLDAYVSADAFCWSMVRSLVGAILAVGEGRRTPEWVASLLTESERSSSVTVAPAHGLSLVAVDYPADADLAARNAQTRETRTLPATGGCCGE
- a CDS encoding cupin domain-containing protein, which gives rise to MPGESADSFDKWEAVMSNAYVPVAVEPLPGTAAFHGSITRGSLDGIEFTTLRTSGQRVLRTERLIARSSVEMLYVGICLAGSGRIQQDDRLAELRPGEMVFVDSRRPNWWESDGEHAQIVVQVPIPLLAERGGWTEPLTPAAITLGAGSAPSLVTEYLRNVTTLHHTHPGQAAELAGHSIPLVASALALAAGQLPGEIGAKALARQRVLAFMRQRCGDPALTVDDIARVSAVAAGAARSPRWLCCGARGNRNDIG